From the Mastacembelus armatus chromosome 14, fMasArm1.2, whole genome shotgun sequence genome, one window contains:
- the emsy gene encoding BRCA2-interacting transcriptional repressor EMSY isoform X2: MPMIQLEKPVLTGTMPVVWPTILDLGRDECKRILRKLELEAYAGVISALRAQGDLTKDKKDLLGELTKILGISTERHRAEVRRAVNDERLTTIAYHMSGPNSSSEWSIEGRRLVPLMPRLVPQTAFTVTANAVASATANQNASLLLPAETGNKEVVVCYSYTSTTCTSTSATATSGTIGATVKSPRPPSPSSNVVVLPSGSTVYVKSVSCSDEDEKPRKRRRTNSSSSSPVMLKEVSKVSPAVSKNITVPVSGSPKMSNIMQSIANSLPPHLSPVKITFTKPTIQTTSTTTQKVIIVTTSPSPNFVPNILSKSHAHNNAAVSKLGSTSVLTTPTQKQTVVFPASSSPSTNPNSIAVTTVVSSTPSVVMSTVTPCAASTGVKVASARLPSPKTLVGSPTQIIAQFPKQQSPKQLQQSSTLGAPSVGQTQSTTSSPGTKPTIQIKQESGVKIITQQVQPSKILPKPSSVALSSSSSSPIMVVSSNGAIMTTKLVTQPTATQANYTRPTVSPNIGARISASSGGTTYVKTTSGSIITVVPKPLATLGGKIISSSIVSGTTTKITTIPMTSKPNVIVVQKTTGKGTTIQGLPGKNVVTTLLNAGGEKSLQAVQGTKPAIITASRPITKMIVTQPKGISSGSQSTATKIIPTKIVYGQQGKTQVLIKPKPVFQTAVLSEQTRQLVTETLQQVTRSADIGQVQTSGPEGSTKEEVTSFTETTSLAGEASHGSTQEPQPVVHVLSSREQDWTEQEVAVESSPTIIYQEVSGGESQSATSTIKALLELQQTTVKEKGESKPRQHTIDLSQMAVPIQLAQEKKPSPESPRPSTSEAEPSIEHVTASKISRVRVSSGDDDVVMSSSQQLGKPYKSSSQVTVVTKPAATTSAVAASHTSHMPSDGRGKTETVLEVGELEGDTLDPQTGLFYRSTQPASDPVKQTTESAAQPPPSNQAEDEQTRLNSASTQPPPPPPQLQSKPQISQPSSSSPILPSTPPLTKKLPKLREQSQPKPQTLSQSPKDRPLTTPVQPGAKVTTLGTPTKPLVTPQLPKLQQAPTSHHRPLHMPMSHPPPLQAHHPVSTEKTACSQPIITQNSTVTKITFGSSHHPSPVFSSGEATAKLVPESSCGPSGDKPSVSDILKISMMEAEIDPSTEPMVVDSSSDCGPLGKALEVQAVSGTLDSGQFISSSGTSMHHSHTKPQQFSCMQGLTAQRSKEDLEVIEVIPQYSILPDSSQSNVVVEPSGFLEITNYTSQQLEEDSPMEQEVDSSNDEATAASPPEQP; encoded by the exons ATG CCCATGATTCAGTTGGAGAAACCGGTGCTGACTGGTACTATGCCGGTGGTATGGCCCACCATCCTTGACCTGGGCAGGGATGAGTGTAAAAGAATTCTCCGAAAACTGG AGCTGGAGGCTTATGCTGGAGTTATTAGTGCCCTGCGAGCCCAAGGAGACCTCACAAAGGACAAGAAAGATCTGCTGGGAGAGCTGACTAAAATCCTTGG TATCTCAACAGAGCGCCATCGTGCAGAAGTCCGCAGGGCTGTCAATGATGAACGCCTCACGACCATTGCATATCA CATGTCAGGCCCAAACAGCTCATCCGAATGGTCCATTGAAGGACGACGGCTTGTTCCCTTGATGCCGAGGCTGGTCCCTCAGACAGCTTTTACTGTGACTGCTAATGCTGTGGCTAGtgccacagccaatcagaatgcCTCCCTCCTGTTGCcagctgaaacaggaaacaaagaag TAGTTGTATGCTACTCCTACACAAGCACTACCTGCACCTCCACGAGCGCTACAGCCACCAGTGGCACTATAGGAGCAACAGTGAAATCACCACGACCACCCAGCCCGTCATCCAATGTGGTGGTGCTGCCCAGCGGGAGCACTGTCTATGTAAAAA GTGTAAGTTGTTCCGATGAAGACGAGAAACCTCGCAAGCGAAGACGGACCAATTCATCTAGCTCATCACCAGTGATGCTGAAGGAGGTTTCCAAGGTGTCCCCCGCAGTATCCAAAAACATCACAGTGCCAGTCAGTGGCAGCCCCAAGATGAGCAACATCATGCAAAGCATCGCTAATTCACTGCCTCCCCACCTGTCCCCTGTCAAGATCACCTTCACCAAGCCCACCATTCAgaccaccagcaccaccacacAGAAA GTCATCATTGTGACAACTTCTCCCAGCCCCAACTTTGTGCCCAACATCTTGTCAAAGTCTCATGCCCACAACAACGCAGCTGTGTCCAAGCTGGGCTCTACCTCTGTACTGACCACGCCTACCCAGAAACAGACAGTGGTATTCCCTGCCAGCTCAAGCCCTTCTACCAACCCAAACTCCATCGCAGTGACCACAGTTGTCTCCTCTACTCCTTCAGTGGTCATGTCGACTGTCACACCAT GTGCTGCTTCAACTGGAGTGAAGGTTGCTTCAGCCAGACTTCCTTCACCAAAGACCCTGGTAGGATCACCCACTCAGATCATAGCCCAGTTCCCTAAACAGCAGTCACCTAAACAGCTCCAGCAGAGCTCGACTTTAGGAGCCCCCAGTGTTGGTCAGACCCAGAGCACCACTTCGTCACCTGGAACCAAACCCACTATTCAGATCAAACAAGAGTCTG GAGTGAAGATAATTACTCAGCAGGTTCAACCCAGCAAAATCCTACCCAAGCCTTCATCAGTGGCgttgtccagcagcagctcctctccCATCATGGTCGTCAGTAGCAACGGAGCCATCATGACTACCAAACTGGTCACTCAGCCCACAG CTACCCAGGCCAATTATACAAGACCCACTGTGAGCCCCAACATTGGTGCCAGAATATCGGCTTCCAGTGGTGGGACCACCTACGTCAAGACCACCAGTGGCAGCATCATCACTGTTGTGCCTAAACCTCTAGCAACTCTGGGTGGGAAAATCATTAGCAGCAGCATTGTATCTG GCACGACGACTAAGATAACGACCATCCCCATGACCTCCAAGCCAAATGTCATTGTGGTTCAGAAAACTACAGGAAAAGGAACGACCATCCAAGGGCTGCCTGGCAAGAATGTGGTCACCACGCTTTTAAATGCTGGG GGTGAGAAGAGCCTGCAGGCTGTTCAGGGGACCAAACCAGCAATCATCACTGCCTCCAGACCTATTACAAAGATGATTGTTACCCAGCCCAAAGGCATAAGCTCAGGCTCCCAGTCCACCGCCACCAAGATCATCCCAACCAAGATTGTCTACGGCCAGCAGGGCAAGACACAG GTTCTCATCAAGCCTAAGCCAGTTTTCCAGACAGCAGTACTGAGTGAACAGACCAGGCAACTGGTCActgagacactgcagcaggtgACCCGCTCTGCAGACATAGGTCAGGTTCAAACCTCAGGCCCAGAAGGGTCCACAAAAGAAGAAGTCACCAGCTTCACCGAGACCACCAGTTTAGCTGGTGAGGCATCCCATGGCAGCACTCAAG AACCGCAGCCTGTAGTGCATGTGCTGTCCTCCAGAGAGCAGGATTGGACTGAGCAGGAAGTAGCTGTGGAGTCCAGCCCCACTATTATCTATCAGGAGGTGTCTGGCGGGGAATCCCAGTCTGCCACATCTACCATCAAAGCCCTGCTGGAGTTGCAACAGACAACAG TTAAGGAGAAAGGAGAGTCTAAACCAAGGCAACACACTATCGACCTGAGCCAGATGGCTGTGCCTATCCAGCTGGCCCAGGAGAAGAAACCCAGCCCAGAGTCCCCGAGACCCTCCACCTCAGAGGCTGAACCCAGCATTGAACATGTCACAGCAA GTAAAATCAGCAGAGTGAGAGTGTCCTCAGGGGATGATGATGTGGTCATGTCCTCCAGTCAGCAGCTGGGAAAGCCTTACAAAAGCAGCAGTCAGGTTACTGTAGTAACCAAACCGGCTGCTACCACCTCTGCAGTTGCAGCTTCACACACCAGCCATATG CCCTCTGATGGCCGTGGTAAAACGGAGACTGTGTTAGAGGTGGGAGAGCTGGAAGGTGACACCCTGGACCCACAGACAGGCTTGTTTTACCGTTCAACCCAACCGGCTTCGGATCCTGTGAAGCAAACCACTGAGTCTGCTGCTCAGCCACCACCTTCGAACCAGGCTGAGGATGAGCAGACCCGTCTTAACTCTGCCTCCACCCAGcctcccccaccaccaccacaactgCAAAGCAAACCTCAGATCAGCCagccttcctcttcctctcctatCCTCCCCTCCACTCCTCCTTTGACTAAGAAACTCCCTAAACTACGAGAACAGAGTCAACCCAAACCACAGACCTTAAGCCAGAGCCCTAAAGACAGACCCTTAACCACACCAGTTCAGCCCGGGGCAAAAGTCACAACCCTAGGGACACCAACAAAGCCCCTGGTGACACCACAACTTCCGAAGCTCCAGCAAGCACCTACGTCCCACCACCGGCCCCTGCACATGCCCATGTCCCACCCTCCTCCACTGCAAGCACACCACCCTGTCAGCACTGAAAAGACTGCATGCAGCCAG CCAATCATCACACAGAACTCCACCGTCACCAAAATTACCTTCGGAAGCTCCCACCACCCATCGCCAGTCTTCAGCAGTGGCGAGGCTACTGCCAAGTTGGTCCCAGAGTCCAGCTGTGGACCCTCAGGAGACAAGCCCTCAGTGTCGGACATCTTGAAGATTTCCATGATGGAGGCGGAGATTGATCCAAGCACGGAGCCTATGGTGGTAGATTCCTCCAGTGACTGTGGCCCTCTGGGTAAAGCCCTGGAGGTCCAGGCCGTGTCTGGCACACTGGACTCTGGCCAATTTATCAGCAGCTCTGGCACGTCCATGCATCATTCCCACACAAAGCCTCAACAGTTCAGCTGCATGCAGGGCCTCACTGCACAGAGGAGCAAAGAAGACTTGGAGGTCATTGAG GTGATTCCTCAGTACTCCATCCTGCCAGACTCCAGTCAGTCCAATGTGGTGGTGGAGCCAAGCGGCTTCCTGGAAATTACCAACTACACCAGCCAGCAGCTGGAAGAGGATAGCCCCATGGAGCAAGAAGTGGACAGCAGCAACGACGAGGCCACAGCAGCCAGTCCCCCCGAACAGCCATAG
- the emsy gene encoding BRCA2-interacting transcriptional repressor EMSY isoform X4, with product MSGPNSSSEWSIEGRRLVPLMPRLVPQTAFTVTANAVASATANQNASLLLPAETGNKEVVVCYSYTSTTCTSTSATATSGTIGATVKSPRPPSPSSNVVVLPSGSTVYVKSVSCSDEDEKPRKRRRTNSSSSSPVMLKEVSKVSPAVSKNITVPVSGSPKMSNIMQSIANSLPPHLSPVKITFTKPTIQTTSTTTQKVIIVTTSPSPNFVPNILSKSHAHNNAAVSKLGSTSVLTTPTQKQTVVFPASSSPSTNPNSIAVTTVVSSTPSVVMSTVTPCAASTGVKVASARLPSPKTLVGSPTQIIAQFPKQQSPKQLQQSSTLGAPSVGQTQSTTSSPGTKPTIQIKQESGVKIITQQVQPSKILPKPSSVALSSSSSSPIMVVSSNGAIMTTKLVTQPTATQANYTRPTVSPNIGARISASSGGTTYVKTTSGSIITVVPKPLATLGGKIISSSIVSGTTTKITTIPMTSKPNVIVVQKTTGKGTTIQGLPGKNVVTTLLNAGGEKSLQAVQGTKPAIITASRPITKMIVTQPKGISSGSQSTATKIIPTKIVYGQQGKTQVLIKPKPVFQTAVLSEQTRQLVTETLQQVTRSADIGQVQTSGPEGSTKEEVTSFTETTSLAGEASHGSTQEPQPVVHVLSSREQDWTEQEVAVESSPTIIYQEVSGGESQSATSTIKALLELQQTTVKEKGESKPRQHTIDLSQMAVPIQLAQEKKPSPESPRPSTSEAEPSIEHVTASKISRVRVSSGDDDVVMSSSQQLGKPYKSSSQVTVVTKPAATTSAVAASHTSHMPSDGRGKTETVLEVGELEGDTLDPQTGLFYRSTQPASDPVKQTTESAAQPPPSNQAEDEQTRLNSASTQPPPPPPQLQSKPQISQPSSSSPILPSTPPLTKKLPKLREQSQPKPQTLSQSPKDRPLTTPVQPGAKVTTLGTPTKPLVTPQLPKLQQAPTSHHRPLHMPMSHPPPLQAHHPVSTEKTACSQQPIITQNSTVTKITFGSSHHPSPVFSSGEATAKLVPESSCGPSGDKPSVSDILKISMMEAEIDPSTEPMVVDSSSDCGPLGKALEVQAVSGTLDSGQFISSSGTSMHHSHTKPQQFSCMQGLTAQRSKEDLEVIEVIPQYSILPDSSQSNVVVEPSGFLEITNYTSQQLEEDSPMEQEVDSSNDEATAASPPEQP from the exons ATGTCAGGCCCAAACAGCTCATCCGAATGGTCCATTGAAGGACGACGGCTTGTTCCCTTGATGCCGAGGCTGGTCCCTCAGACAGCTTTTACTGTGACTGCTAATGCTGTGGCTAGtgccacagccaatcagaatgcCTCCCTCCTGTTGCcagctgaaacaggaaacaaagaag TAGTTGTATGCTACTCCTACACAAGCACTACCTGCACCTCCACGAGCGCTACAGCCACCAGTGGCACTATAGGAGCAACAGTGAAATCACCACGACCACCCAGCCCGTCATCCAATGTGGTGGTGCTGCCCAGCGGGAGCACTGTCTATGTAAAAA GTGTAAGTTGTTCCGATGAAGACGAGAAACCTCGCAAGCGAAGACGGACCAATTCATCTAGCTCATCACCAGTGATGCTGAAGGAGGTTTCCAAGGTGTCCCCCGCAGTATCCAAAAACATCACAGTGCCAGTCAGTGGCAGCCCCAAGATGAGCAACATCATGCAAAGCATCGCTAATTCACTGCCTCCCCACCTGTCCCCTGTCAAGATCACCTTCACCAAGCCCACCATTCAgaccaccagcaccaccacacAGAAA GTCATCATTGTGACAACTTCTCCCAGCCCCAACTTTGTGCCCAACATCTTGTCAAAGTCTCATGCCCACAACAACGCAGCTGTGTCCAAGCTGGGCTCTACCTCTGTACTGACCACGCCTACCCAGAAACAGACAGTGGTATTCCCTGCCAGCTCAAGCCCTTCTACCAACCCAAACTCCATCGCAGTGACCACAGTTGTCTCCTCTACTCCTTCAGTGGTCATGTCGACTGTCACACCAT GTGCTGCTTCAACTGGAGTGAAGGTTGCTTCAGCCAGACTTCCTTCACCAAAGACCCTGGTAGGATCACCCACTCAGATCATAGCCCAGTTCCCTAAACAGCAGTCACCTAAACAGCTCCAGCAGAGCTCGACTTTAGGAGCCCCCAGTGTTGGTCAGACCCAGAGCACCACTTCGTCACCTGGAACCAAACCCACTATTCAGATCAAACAAGAGTCTG GAGTGAAGATAATTACTCAGCAGGTTCAACCCAGCAAAATCCTACCCAAGCCTTCATCAGTGGCgttgtccagcagcagctcctctccCATCATGGTCGTCAGTAGCAACGGAGCCATCATGACTACCAAACTGGTCACTCAGCCCACAG CTACCCAGGCCAATTATACAAGACCCACTGTGAGCCCCAACATTGGTGCCAGAATATCGGCTTCCAGTGGTGGGACCACCTACGTCAAGACCACCAGTGGCAGCATCATCACTGTTGTGCCTAAACCTCTAGCAACTCTGGGTGGGAAAATCATTAGCAGCAGCATTGTATCTG GCACGACGACTAAGATAACGACCATCCCCATGACCTCCAAGCCAAATGTCATTGTGGTTCAGAAAACTACAGGAAAAGGAACGACCATCCAAGGGCTGCCTGGCAAGAATGTGGTCACCACGCTTTTAAATGCTGGG GGTGAGAAGAGCCTGCAGGCTGTTCAGGGGACCAAACCAGCAATCATCACTGCCTCCAGACCTATTACAAAGATGATTGTTACCCAGCCCAAAGGCATAAGCTCAGGCTCCCAGTCCACCGCCACCAAGATCATCCCAACCAAGATTGTCTACGGCCAGCAGGGCAAGACACAG GTTCTCATCAAGCCTAAGCCAGTTTTCCAGACAGCAGTACTGAGTGAACAGACCAGGCAACTGGTCActgagacactgcagcaggtgACCCGCTCTGCAGACATAGGTCAGGTTCAAACCTCAGGCCCAGAAGGGTCCACAAAAGAAGAAGTCACCAGCTTCACCGAGACCACCAGTTTAGCTGGTGAGGCATCCCATGGCAGCACTCAAG AACCGCAGCCTGTAGTGCATGTGCTGTCCTCCAGAGAGCAGGATTGGACTGAGCAGGAAGTAGCTGTGGAGTCCAGCCCCACTATTATCTATCAGGAGGTGTCTGGCGGGGAATCCCAGTCTGCCACATCTACCATCAAAGCCCTGCTGGAGTTGCAACAGACAACAG TTAAGGAGAAAGGAGAGTCTAAACCAAGGCAACACACTATCGACCTGAGCCAGATGGCTGTGCCTATCCAGCTGGCCCAGGAGAAGAAACCCAGCCCAGAGTCCCCGAGACCCTCCACCTCAGAGGCTGAACCCAGCATTGAACATGTCACAGCAA GTAAAATCAGCAGAGTGAGAGTGTCCTCAGGGGATGATGATGTGGTCATGTCCTCCAGTCAGCAGCTGGGAAAGCCTTACAAAAGCAGCAGTCAGGTTACTGTAGTAACCAAACCGGCTGCTACCACCTCTGCAGTTGCAGCTTCACACACCAGCCATATG CCCTCTGATGGCCGTGGTAAAACGGAGACTGTGTTAGAGGTGGGAGAGCTGGAAGGTGACACCCTGGACCCACAGACAGGCTTGTTTTACCGTTCAACCCAACCGGCTTCGGATCCTGTGAAGCAAACCACTGAGTCTGCTGCTCAGCCACCACCTTCGAACCAGGCTGAGGATGAGCAGACCCGTCTTAACTCTGCCTCCACCCAGcctcccccaccaccaccacaactgCAAAGCAAACCTCAGATCAGCCagccttcctcttcctctcctatCCTCCCCTCCACTCCTCCTTTGACTAAGAAACTCCCTAAACTACGAGAACAGAGTCAACCCAAACCACAGACCTTAAGCCAGAGCCCTAAAGACAGACCCTTAACCACACCAGTTCAGCCCGGGGCAAAAGTCACAACCCTAGGGACACCAACAAAGCCCCTGGTGACACCACAACTTCCGAAGCTCCAGCAAGCACCTACGTCCCACCACCGGCCCCTGCACATGCCCATGTCCCACCCTCCTCCACTGCAAGCACACCACCCTGTCAGCACTGAAAAGACTGCATGCAGCCAG CAGCCAATCATCACACAGAACTCCACCGTCACCAAAATTACCTTCGGAAGCTCCCACCACCCATCGCCAGTCTTCAGCAGTGGCGAGGCTACTGCCAAGTTGGTCCCAGAGTCCAGCTGTGGACCCTCAGGAGACAAGCCCTCAGTGTCGGACATCTTGAAGATTTCCATGATGGAGGCGGAGATTGATCCAAGCACGGAGCCTATGGTGGTAGATTCCTCCAGTGACTGTGGCCCTCTGGGTAAAGCCCTGGAGGTCCAGGCCGTGTCTGGCACACTGGACTCTGGCCAATTTATCAGCAGCTCTGGCACGTCCATGCATCATTCCCACACAAAGCCTCAACAGTTCAGCTGCATGCAGGGCCTCACTGCACAGAGGAGCAAAGAAGACTTGGAGGTCATTGAG GTGATTCCTCAGTACTCCATCCTGCCAGACTCCAGTCAGTCCAATGTGGTGGTGGAGCCAAGCGGCTTCCTGGAAATTACCAACTACACCAGCCAGCAGCTGGAAGAGGATAGCCCCATGGAGCAAGAAGTGGACAGCAGCAACGACGAGGCCACAGCAGCCAGTCCCCCCGAACAGCCATAG